A window of Mucilaginibacter sp. PAMC 26640 contains these coding sequences:
- a CDS encoding SusC/RagA family TonB-linked outer membrane protein, translated as MRLKLLHKLRKLKWLYGKPLLGGLLSVFALTGSARATIATSTRLYAKNVFDISITGRVVDETNQPVPGVNVSISGTTIGTITDVNGRYKLSVPEAYVSRSLSFSFIGYTKQDIAIAGKSEINVSLKANNTSLNEVVVVGYGTQKRINVTGAVSTISSKNIENKPVLNTYQALQGESPNLIIQQSTLDPGSDVIVNIRGVGTLGDNTPLVVIDGIVGGNLNTINPNDIASVSVLKDAGSAAIYGSRAANGVILVTTKAGRFNSKPTVSYNGSYGLQDAKVLVHKVDAWDNAYYKNQSLVNSGLPAAYTPDQIQALKDAGNGTWDVEHLLKKAPLQSHNVSITGGGETNSFYISAGYQNQGSNLIGNGGSGSDFGYQKYNLRLNQTSIIGKFRTNVILNYTKTRNKTNSVGSNNIFADANRVPHNYSWQDANGNYLTNPVASQYNEYGVLEKGGFNQADNDEIFGAFNGQLNITKDLKLVGEFGGTIQNNGTFFRRTQVDYLPAGVYGNDLTVLDGNSKSFLTNTKFFAEYGKKIKDHNFKVQLGVSSETYDQRGFQLQKTFTDPLLGTPTTGTIVDTQNSNNSIAQNSTSLLSAFGRVNYSYKDKYLLEALFREDASSKFAAGKRSSFFPSISAGWIITQESFMQPVKNTLTTLKLRASYGTVGNQNVGNYQYQTTYFNYANAYGFGNNIVGGAGTNIANRDITWEKSAKLNIGLDAGLFDDKLTATFDYFRDTRSNILAARADVPFIFGAGSPDYNVAKVRNTGWEASLTYNLRGKDLSQSFSVNVADNQNKLLKLTGSATQTIYNQDVFQLIRKVGEPITQYYGYQTNGFFQNQQDIDNSPKIAGNSVQPGDLKFKDRNGDGLIDEKDKTILGNPFPRYTFGFTYRVAYKGFDLSLFIQGVGKRDAFLRGELVEPFHYGYGATVYEHQTNIWSPSNPDARYPILANIGSPSNTNNWRTGSDLYKYDAAYARLKNVNIGYNFSRSVTKKLGIQRLRVSLIGQNLATLSKLKFIDPETSEFGNNLSPGSASNSARQYPLSVFYGAGLDITF; from the coding sequence ATGAGATTAAAATTATTACACAAACTAAGAAAACTGAAATGGCTATACGGCAAACCGCTTTTAGGAGGTTTGCTCAGCGTATTTGCCTTGACCGGATCTGCCAGGGCCACAATCGCCACTTCGACCAGGCTGTATGCGAAAAATGTGTTCGATATTTCAATAACAGGCCGGGTAGTTGACGAAACCAACCAACCTGTGCCGGGCGTAAACGTCAGCATTTCAGGCACAACTATTGGCACCATTACCGATGTGAATGGCCGCTACAAACTGAGTGTGCCAGAGGCATACGTCAGTCGCAGCTTAAGTTTCTCGTTCATTGGCTACACTAAGCAGGATATCGCGATAGCCGGAAAATCTGAAATTAACGTTAGCCTTAAAGCCAATAACACCAGCCTTAATGAGGTGGTTGTGGTAGGTTATGGTACTCAGAAACGTATCAACGTTACCGGAGCGGTAAGTACCATCAGTTCAAAAAATATTGAGAATAAACCGGTACTAAACACTTATCAAGCGCTACAAGGCGAGTCGCCCAACCTAATCATTCAGCAAAGTACATTAGATCCTGGAAGTGATGTTATAGTGAACATCCGTGGTGTGGGTACACTGGGGGATAATACACCACTGGTGGTGATTGATGGTATCGTCGGCGGTAATTTAAACACCATCAATCCCAATGATATTGCGAGCGTATCCGTGTTAAAGGATGCTGGTTCTGCTGCTATTTATGGTTCCAGAGCGGCAAACGGCGTTATATTAGTTACCACTAAGGCGGGTAGATTTAATTCAAAGCCAACGGTTAGTTATAACGGTAGCTACGGTCTGCAGGATGCTAAAGTATTGGTACATAAGGTAGATGCCTGGGATAATGCCTATTATAAAAATCAGTCACTGGTTAATTCAGGCCTTCCTGCTGCCTACACGCCAGATCAGATCCAGGCTTTGAAAGATGCAGGAAACGGCACTTGGGACGTGGAGCATTTGCTGAAGAAAGCCCCTTTGCAATCGCACAATGTAAGTATCACGGGTGGGGGAGAAACCAATTCCTTTTACATTTCGGCAGGTTATCAAAACCAGGGCAGCAACCTGATTGGTAACGGAGGATCGGGCTCGGATTTCGGTTACCAGAAATACAACCTCAGGCTAAATCAAACCTCAATAATTGGCAAATTCAGAACCAACGTAATACTGAATTATACCAAAACGCGCAACAAGACGAATAGCGTTGGGAGTAATAATATCTTTGCGGATGCTAACCGTGTGCCGCATAACTATAGCTGGCAGGATGCGAACGGTAATTATTTAACTAACCCTGTTGCTTCGCAGTACAATGAATATGGTGTGCTGGAAAAAGGCGGTTTCAACCAGGCGGATAATGACGAGATCTTTGGTGCATTTAACGGCCAGTTAAACATCACGAAGGATTTAAAATTAGTGGGCGAATTTGGAGGAACTATCCAGAATAACGGGACTTTTTTCCGTCGTACCCAGGTGGACTATCTGCCGGCCGGTGTATACGGTAACGATCTGACCGTTTTGGACGGCAACAGCAAATCTTTTTTAACCAACACTAAATTTTTTGCTGAATACGGCAAAAAAATTAAAGATCATAATTTTAAAGTGCAGTTAGGCGTGTCTAGCGAAACTTATGATCAGCGTGGTTTTCAGTTGCAGAAAACATTTACCGATCCACTATTGGGCACGCCAACTACGGGTACTATTGTTGATACACAAAATTCTAATAACAGTATCGCGCAAAATTCAACCAGTCTGCTATCAGCCTTTGGACGCGTAAATTATTCCTATAAAGATAAATACCTTTTAGAAGCGCTGTTCCGCGAGGATGCATCATCAAAATTTGCTGCCGGTAAACGTTCCAGTTTCTTTCCGTCGATAAGTGCCGGCTGGATCATAACGCAGGAATCGTTTATGCAGCCTGTTAAAAATACCTTAACTACATTAAAACTAAGAGCATCTTACGGAACGGTAGGGAATCAAAATGTAGGTAATTATCAATATCAGACTACCTATTTTAACTACGCAAATGCTTACGGTTTTGGTAATAATATCGTTGGCGGCGCTGGTACTAATATCGCAAACCGCGACATCACCTGGGAAAAGTCGGCCAAACTGAATATCGGTTTAGATGCCGGGTTGTTTGATGATAAGTTAACCGCCACCTTCGATTACTTTAGAGATACAAGAAGCAATATCTTGGCTGCCCGTGCAGATGTGCCATTTATTTTTGGTGCCGGCTCGCCTGATTATAACGTAGCTAAGGTGCGCAACACCGGCTGGGAAGCTTCATTAACTTATAATCTGCGTGGCAAAGACCTAAGTCAAAGCTTTAGTGTCAACGTGGCTGATAACCAGAATAAATTACTGAAGCTCACAGGTAGCGCTACCCAAACCATCTACAATCAGGATGTGTTTCAGTTGATCAGAAAAGTAGGTGAACCAATAACGCAATATTATGGTTATCAGACCAACGGCTTTTTTCAAAATCAACAGGATATCGATAACTCTCCTAAAATTGCAGGCAATAGCGTACAACCCGGCGATCTGAAGTTTAAGGACCGAAATGGCGATGGTCTGATTGACGAAAAAGACAAGACGATTTTGGGTAACCCTTTCCCACGTTACACATTTGGCTTTACTTACCGTGTGGCTTATAAAGGTTTTGATTTGTCCTTATTCATACAAGGAGTAGGTAAACGCGACGCATTTTTACGTGGTGAGTTGGTTGAGCCTTTCCATTATGGCTACGGTGCAACTGTTTACGAGCATCAGACTAATATCTGGTCACCTAGTAACCCGGATGCCCGGTACCCGATACTGGCCAATATTGGCTCGCCATCAAACACAAACAACTGGCGCACAGGATCAGACCTGTACAAATACGATGCAGCCTATGCCAGGTTGAAAAATGTGAACATTGGTTATAATTTCAGCAGGAGCGTAACCAAAAAACTAGGCATACAGCGATTGAGGGTATCCTTAATCGGTCAAAACCTGGCTACACTAAGCAAACTGAAATTTATTGACCCGGAAACATCCGAGTTTGGTAATAATCTAAGCCCTGGCTCGGCGTCAAACAGTGCAAGGCAGTATCCGCTATCGGTATTCTACGGTGCAGGCCTCGACATCACATTCTAA